The Candidatus Methylacidithermus pantelleriae genome includes the window GCCGAACTCTCCTTGTCTCGGCCTGATTGGATGGGCATCGTGAGGGGGCTTGTCCCGCATCCCAAAATCCTCACAAATCCACAGATGCTCTACGTCTCCATCGGGATTTTGGGTGCAACAGTCATGCCGCACAACCTGTACCTTCACTCTGCGATCGTCCAGACGCGTCAATATCAGCCTACTTCAGAAGGAAAACGGGAAGCGATTCGGTATGCGACGTTCGATTCGACGCTAGCGCTTGGGATCGCTTTCTTCATTAACGCAGCGATCTTGATTCTTTCCGCCGCGGTTTTTCATCGATCCGGGCGATCTGAAGTAGGGGAGATTCAGGAAGCCTATCGCCTTCTCTCACCTTTGTTGGGGAACCCGCTGGCCAGCATTCTTTTTGCCTTAGCCCTTTTAGCTTCGGGCCAAAACTCGACTTTGACCGGAACGCTCGCCGGTCAGGTGGTGATGGAAGGCTTTCTATCCCTCAAGCTTCGACCGGCGGTGCGAAGGATTTTGACACGCGCTCTTGCGATTCTGCCCGCAGTCGCAGTGATTGGCTATTTTGGCGAAGAGAAGACCACGGACCTTCTGGTTGCAAGCCAAGTGGTTTTAAGCGCGCAGTTGGGTTTTGCCGTTTGGCCCCTGGTGCGGTTTACGAGCGATCCTGCCAAGGTTGGGATTTTTGCCAATCCCCGCTGGCTTTCTTTGATTGCCTGGTTTATTACCTGGATGATTATTCT containing:
- a CDS encoding Nramp family divalent metal transporter → MRWPLRKEKIRSRSQPWLRAKESHSLPEVFGSVPVPTEPSFWAKLLAFAGPGYLVAVGYMDPGNWATDLSGGAKFGYELLCVIFLSNLTAMVLQHLALKLGIAGERDLAQACRDAYPDGVVIFLWILCEIAIAACDLAEVVGSAIALQLLFGLPLVWGCLLTALDVLAVLYLQHRGFRYLEICVVALILVIGGCFAAELSLSRPDWMGIVRGLVPHPKILTNPQMLYVSIGILGATVMPHNLYLHSAIVQTRQYQPTSEGKREAIRYATFDSTLALGIAFFINAAILILSAAVFHRSGRSEVGEIQEAYRLLSPLLGNPLASILFALALLASGQNSTLTGTLAGQVVMEGFLSLKLRPAVRRILTRALAILPAVAVIGYFGEEKTTDLLVASQVVLSAQLGFAVWPLVRFTSDPAKVGIFANPRWLSLIAWFITWMIILCNGKLLADILLPVSLRNELYHFLHIPIS